The Salminus brasiliensis chromosome 3, fSalBra1.hap2, whole genome shotgun sequence genome contains a region encoding:
- the slc30a8 gene encoding probable proton-coupled zinc antiporter SLC30A3 isoform X3, translating into MSAFSESALEKKLAELSNSQQSVQTLSLWLIHHRKHSKTIVRVWFSELKKAQVSRKLTFLYLANDVIQNSKRKGPEFTQDFAPVIIDAFKHVSSEGEDGCKKQLDRVLSIWQERAVYENDLLDKLSEVLHGEKKAKKRPYEQIKARDEDFASRSSPAEPPQTADLIRALQELENAASSDSALRQRISALPPEVQDSSLLHRVTDKESGERLSRLVEEACMLLADYSGRLAAEIDDRRQLTRLLGLFLQSQRDGLAQNEQKLEEYKRKLARVTQVRKELRSRLSSLPDLSLLPNVTGGHVRLPSSGDLYSPSDCVETVQKDNKHCHDSSRALEDREREKKLARKRLYIVSAVCLVFMVGEILGGYFAGSLAVMTDAAHLLVDFTSFIISLCSLWLSSRPATHTLNYGWHRAEILGALLSVFTIWLVTGVLVYLAVERLISDDYEIEGTVMLITSGCAVLANIIMALTLHQSGHGHSHGGLSSHGHGHSHSGDHSHEKKNGHSHAFTNGNHHDPEDKTAGNKPQENASVRAAFVHVIGDLLQSVSVLVSALIIFFRVRDCPEYKIADPICTFLFSLFVLGTTFTIMRDILVVLMEGTPAGVDYGEVRERLLSVKGVKAVHNLHIWALTMNQAVLSAHVAIDDATEPQLVLREITQSCFTTYSFHSVTIQLEQQADQRPDCTLCQEPKV; encoded by the exons ATGTCAGCTTTCTCCGAGTCGGCTTTGGAGAAGAAATTGGCAGAACTTAGCAACTCTCAGCAGAGCGTCCAGACCCTGTCTCTATGGCTGATCCACCACAGAAAACACTCGAAAACCATCGTCCGAGTTTGGTTTAGCGAACTGAAGAAAG CCCAGGTATCTCGCAAACTGACCTTCCTTTATCTTGCAAACGATGTCATCCAGAACAGTAAAAGGAAAGGACCAGAGTTTACGCAGGACTTTGCACCGGTCATTATCGATGCCTTTAAACATGTCTCCAG TGAAGGAGAAGATGGCTGCAAGAAGCAGCTGGATCGGGTTCTGTCCATCTGGCAGGAGAGAGCAGTGTATGAAAATGACCTACTGGACAAACTCTCAGAGGTGTTGC ATGGGGaaaagaaggccaagaagcggCCATATGAACAGATTAAAGCACGTGATGAAGACTTTGCCTCTCGGAGCTCCCCAGCAGAGCCTCCACAG ACGGCAGATTTGATCCGGGCATTGCAGGAGCTAGAGAATGCAGCCTCAAGCGACTCAGCCCTGCGTCAGAGGATCTCTGCTCTACCCCCTGAGGTGCAGGACTCCTCCCTGCTGCACAGAGTCAcag ATAAGGAGTCAGGAGAACGGCTGTCCAGACTGGTCGAAGAGGCCTGCATGCTGCTAGCAGACTACAGTGGGCGTCTGGCGGCTGAGATCGATGACCGGAGACAGCTCACGCGGCTGCTTGGTCTCTTTCTACAGAGCCAGCGGGATGGCCTAGCCCAGAACGAACAGAAACTAGAA GAGTACAAGCGCAAGCTGGCACGGGTCACCCAGGTGCGGAAGGAGCTCCGATCTCGCCTAAGTAGCCTTCCGGACCTTTCCCTGCTTCCCAACGTAACGGGCGGCCACGTCCGCCTACCCTCCTCCGGTGATCTTTACAGCCCGTCTGACTG TGTTGAGACAGTGCAGAAGGACAATAAGCACTGTCATGACAGCAGTCGTGCCCTcgaggacagagagagggagaagaaacTGGCCAGGAAACGGCTCTACATCGTCTCGGCGGTTTGTCTGGTCTTCATGGTGGGAGAAATCTTAG GTGGGTACTTTGCTGGCAGTCTGGCTGTGATGACGGATGCTGCCCACCTGCTGGTGGACTTTACCAGTTTCATCATCAGCCTGTGCTCCCTGTGGTTGTCATCCAGgcctgctacacacacactcaactacGGCTGGCATCGAGCAG AGATCCTGGGCgctctcctctctgtcttcaCCATCTGGTTGGTGACTGGTGTGTTGGTGTACTTGGCAGTGGAGCGTCTTATCAGTGATGATTATGAAATCGAGGGCACTGTCATGCTCATCACCTCTGGCTGtgctgtgctggccaacatcat AATGGCTCTCACTTTGCACCAGTCAGGGCATGGTCACAGTCATGGTGGTCTTAGCTCCCACGGTCATGGTCACAGCCATAGTGGTGACCACAGCCATGAAAAGAAAAATGGTCACAGCCATGCTTTCACTAACGGTAACCACCATGATCCAGAAGACAAAACAGCTGGAAACAAACCACAAGAAAATGCCAGCGTGAGGGCAGCCTTCGTGCATGTGATAGGAGATCTTCTGCAGAGCGTCAGCGTGCTTGTTAGCGCCCTCATCATCTTCTTCAGGGTAAGAGATTGT ccTGAGTACAAGATAGCAGACCCTATCTGCACCTTCCTGTTCTCCCTGTTTGTATTGGgcaccaccttcaccatcatGAGGGACATTCTAGTGGTCTTAATGGAAG GAACTCCAGCAGGTGTGGACTATGGGGAGGTGAGGGAACGTCTGCTGTCTGTGAAGGGAGTAAAAGCAGTCCACAACCTCCATATCTGGGCCTTGACCATGAACCAGGCTGTTCTCTCTGCCCATGTGGCTATAG ATGATGCCACAGAGCCACAGCTCGTTCTGAGAGAGATCACCCAGTCCTGCTTCACCACCTACAGCTTCCACTCGGTCACCATCCAGCTGGAGCAACAGGCTGACCAGAGGCCAGACTGTACCCTCTGTCAGGAGCCCAAAGTCTAA
- the slc30a8 gene encoding regulation of nuclear pre-mRNA domain-containing protein 1A isoform X1: MSAFSESALEKKLAELSNSQQSVQTLSLWLIHHRKHSKTIVRVWFSELKKAQVSRKLTFLYLANDVIQNSKRKGPEFTQDFAPVIIDAFKHVSSEGEDGCKKQLDRVLSIWQERAVYENDLLDKLSEVLHGEKKAKKRPYEQIKARDEDFASRSSPAEPPQTADLIRALQELENAASSDSALRQRISALPPEVQDSSLLHRVTDKESGERLSRLVEEACMLLADYSGRLAAEIDDRRQLTRLLGLFLQSQRDGLAQNEQKLEFQNGKEKGLMQVLTPCMVSTLTPLPTLGMHDGFYT; this comes from the exons ATGTCAGCTTTCTCCGAGTCGGCTTTGGAGAAGAAATTGGCAGAACTTAGCAACTCTCAGCAGAGCGTCCAGACCCTGTCTCTATGGCTGATCCACCACAGAAAACACTCGAAAACCATCGTCCGAGTTTGGTTTAGCGAACTGAAGAAAG CCCAGGTATCTCGCAAACTGACCTTCCTTTATCTTGCAAACGATGTCATCCAGAACAGTAAAAGGAAAGGACCAGAGTTTACGCAGGACTTTGCACCGGTCATTATCGATGCCTTTAAACATGTCTCCAG TGAAGGAGAAGATGGCTGCAAGAAGCAGCTGGATCGGGTTCTGTCCATCTGGCAGGAGAGAGCAGTGTATGAAAATGACCTACTGGACAAACTCTCAGAGGTGTTGC ATGGGGaaaagaaggccaagaagcggCCATATGAACAGATTAAAGCACGTGATGAAGACTTTGCCTCTCGGAGCTCCCCAGCAGAGCCTCCACAG ACGGCAGATTTGATCCGGGCATTGCAGGAGCTAGAGAATGCAGCCTCAAGCGACTCAGCCCTGCGTCAGAGGATCTCTGCTCTACCCCCTGAGGTGCAGGACTCCTCCCTGCTGCACAGAGTCAcag ATAAGGAGTCAGGAGAACGGCTGTCCAGACTGGTCGAAGAGGCCTGCATGCTGCTAGCAGACTACAGTGGGCGTCTGGCGGCTGAGATCGATGACCGGAGACAGCTCACGCGGCTGCTTGGTCTCTTTCTACAGAGCCAGCGGGATGGCCTAGCCCAGAACGAACAGAAACTAGAA tttcaaaatggAAAGGAAAAGGGCTTGATGCAAGTTTTgacaccctgcatggtcagtactttaACACCTCTCCCCACCCTTGGCATGCATGATGGCTTCTATACATAA
- the slc30a8 gene encoding regulation of nuclear pre-mRNA domain-containing protein 1A isoform X2, whose amino-acid sequence MSAFSESALEKKLAELSNSQQSVQTLSLWLIHHRKHSKTIVRVWFSELKKAQVSRKLTFLYLANDVIQNSKRKGPEFTQDFAPVIIDAFKHVSSEGEDGCKKQLDRVLSIWQERAVYENDLLDKLSEVLHGEKKAKKRPYEQIKARDEDFASRSSPAEPPQTADLIRALQELENAASSDSALRQRISALPPEVQDSSLLHRVTDKESGERLSRLVEEACMLLADYSGRLAAEIDDRRQLTRLLGLFLQSQRDGLAQNEQKLEVSAGRDVPCLHPYRSNKDESKYTIPECAFF is encoded by the exons ATGTCAGCTTTCTCCGAGTCGGCTTTGGAGAAGAAATTGGCAGAACTTAGCAACTCTCAGCAGAGCGTCCAGACCCTGTCTCTATGGCTGATCCACCACAGAAAACACTCGAAAACCATCGTCCGAGTTTGGTTTAGCGAACTGAAGAAAG CCCAGGTATCTCGCAAACTGACCTTCCTTTATCTTGCAAACGATGTCATCCAGAACAGTAAAAGGAAAGGACCAGAGTTTACGCAGGACTTTGCACCGGTCATTATCGATGCCTTTAAACATGTCTCCAG TGAAGGAGAAGATGGCTGCAAGAAGCAGCTGGATCGGGTTCTGTCCATCTGGCAGGAGAGAGCAGTGTATGAAAATGACCTACTGGACAAACTCTCAGAGGTGTTGC ATGGGGaaaagaaggccaagaagcggCCATATGAACAGATTAAAGCACGTGATGAAGACTTTGCCTCTCGGAGCTCCCCAGCAGAGCCTCCACAG ACGGCAGATTTGATCCGGGCATTGCAGGAGCTAGAGAATGCAGCCTCAAGCGACTCAGCCCTGCGTCAGAGGATCTCTGCTCTACCCCCTGAGGTGCAGGACTCCTCCCTGCTGCACAGAGTCAcag ATAAGGAGTCAGGAGAACGGCTGTCCAGACTGGTCGAAGAGGCCTGCATGCTGCTAGCAGACTACAGTGGGCGTCTGGCGGCTGAGATCGATGACCGGAGACAGCTCACGCGGCTGCTTGGTCTCTTTCTACAGAGCCAGCGGGATGGCCTAGCCCAGAACGAACAGAAACTAGAA GTCTCAGCAGGTCGTGATGTGCCATGTCTTCATCCTTACAGATCAAATAAAGATGAAAGTAAATACACAATTCCTGAGTGTGCTTTTTTTTAA